In the Salvelinus namaycush isolate Seneca unplaced genomic scaffold, SaNama_1.0 Scaffold1537, whole genome shotgun sequence genome, one interval contains:
- the LOC120036966 gene encoding protein phosphatase 1 regulatory subunit 14B-like: MSAASTETSAQLPAAASRVFFQPPAGVGCAGSGPMPRDNPVQRKQGKVTVKYDRKELRKRLILEEWIIEQLSDLYDCE; encoded by the coding sequence ATGTCAGCCGCCAGCACCGAGACGAGCGCCCAGTTGCCCGCGGCCGCCAGCCGGGTGTTCTTCCAGCCGCCGGCCGGGGTTGGGTGCGCTGGTTCCGGACCCATGCCGCGGGATAACCCGGTCCAGAGGAAGCAGGGAAAAGTGACGGTGAAATACGACAGGAAGGAGCTGCGGAAGAGACTGATACTGGAGGAGTGGATCATTGAACAACTAAGCGATTTGTACGACtgtgag